The proteins below are encoded in one region of Hordeum vulgare subsp. vulgare chromosome 3H, MorexV3_pseudomolecules_assembly, whole genome shotgun sequence:
- the LOC123440105 gene encoding protein DETOXIFICATION 14-like — protein sequence MAEAPLLPRKDQEDAGEDGAGRWRGEAGKLAYLALPMVAVSLSQYAVQVSSNMMVGHLPGVLPLSSAAIATSLASVSGFSLLIGMASALETLCGQAYGARQYHTLGLHTYRAIVTLLVVCVPLSLLWAFMGKILVLIGQDPLIARGAGRYIVWLIPGLFANAVIQPITKFLQSQSLTMPLLLSSVATLALHVPLCWVMVFRTGMGYTGAALAISVSYWLNVAMLVAYIVMSSTCKETRTPPTIRAFRGVGVFLRLALPSALMICLEWWSFELLILMSGLLPNPELQTSVLSICLTSITLLFTIPYGLGAAGSTRVANELGAGNPEGARSAVRVVMSVAVTEAVVVSGALLLSRRLLGRAYSSEEEVASAVAVMVPLVCITVITDGLQGVLSGVARGCGWQHVGAYVNLGSFYLLGIPMAMLLGFVLKMGAKGLWMGVVCGSISQTTLLSAITFFTNWQKMADKARERSLSEKATESESRSLLE from the exons ATGGCGGAGGCGCCCCTGCTGCCGCGGAAGGACCAGGAGGACGCCGGCGAGGATGGTGCGGGCCGCTGGCGGGGCGAGGCCGGGAAGCTGGCGTACCTGGCGCTGCCGATGGTGGCGGTGAGCCTGTCGCAGTACGCGGTGCAGGTGTCCTCCAACATGATGGTCGGCCACCTCCCCGGCGTCCTCCCGCTctcctccgccgccatcgccacctCCCTCGCCTCCGTCTCCGGCTTCAGCCTCCTC ATCGGCATGGCAAGCGCACTGGAAACGCTCTGCGGCCAGGCCTACGGCGCGAGGCAGTACCACACTCTGGGGCTCCACACGTACCGAGCCATCGTCACTCTCCTGGTGGTGTGCGTCCCGCTCTCGCTCCTGTGGGCGTTCATGGGCAAGATCCTGGTGCTGATCGGGCAAGACCCCCTGATCGCGCGCGGCGCCGGGAGGTACATCGTTTGGCTCATCCCGGGGCTCTTCGCCAACGCGGTCATCCAGCCCATCACCAAGTTCCTGCAGTCACAGAGCCTCACCATGCCGCTGCTGCTGTCGTCCGTGGCCACGCTGGCGCTCCACGTCCCCTTGTGCTGGGTCATGGTGTTCAGGACGGGGATGGGGTACACCGGCGCCGCCCTGGCCATCAGCGTGTCCTACTGGCTCAACGTGGCCATGCTCGTGGCCTACATTGTGATGTCGAGCACCTGCAAGGAGACGCGCACGCCGCCGACCATCAGGGCCTTCAGGGGGGTGGGTGTGTTCCTGCGCCTGGCTCTGCCCTCTGCGCTCATGATATG TCTTGAGTGGTGGTCATTTGAGCTACTTATTCTCATGTCTGGGCTTCTGCCAAACCCGGAGCTTCAAACCTCGGTGCTCTCAATATG CCTCACCAGCATCACATTGCTCTTTACTATACCTTATGGACTTGGAGCTGCTGGAAG CACGAGAGTAGCAAACGAATTGGGTGCTGGGAACCCCGAAGGAGCTCGATCGGCGGTCCGTGTCGTGATGTCGGTCGCGGTGACAGAGGCGGTGGTCGTCAGTGGAGCTCTTTTGCTGTCACGGCGCCTCCTGGGCCGCGCATACAGCAGCGAGGAGGAGGTCGCATCTGCCGTCGCTGTGATGGTTCCTCTCGTCTGCATCACCGTCATCACTGATGGTCTGCAAGGGGTTCTCTCAG GCGTGGCTCGAGGATGCGGATGGCAGCACGTGGGCGCGTACGTCAACCTCGGCTCCTTCTACCTGCTCGGAATCCCCATGGCGATGCTTCTCGGTTTCGTGCTCAAGATGGGAGCAAAGGGGCTTTGGATGGGCGTCGTCTGTGGATCCATCTCGCAGACCACGCTTCTCTCCGCCATCACGTTTTTCACCAACTGGCAGAAGATG GCTGACAAAGCCAGGGAGAGATCGCTCAGTGAGAAGGCAACGGAGTCCGAGTCGAGATCTCTGCTGGAATAG